A window from Halarchaeum grantii encodes these proteins:
- a CDS encoding KEOPS complex subunit Pcc1 — protein sequence MSADTGGDADAPRRATVRTEHDDPALVAASVRPDNTESMRTEVADGAVVTTIERDDTGGLRATTDDYVVNVTVAEELAQLAERHTTRNQ from the coding sequence ATGAGCGCCGACACCGGCGGCGACGCCGATGCCCCGCGTCGGGCGACGGTCCGAACGGAGCACGACGACCCCGCGCTCGTCGCGGCGAGCGTCCGCCCGGACAACACCGAGTCGATGCGCACCGAGGTCGCGGACGGCGCGGTCGTCACGACCATCGAGCGCGACGACACCGGCGGTCTGCGGGCGACGACGGACGACTACGTGGTGAACGTCACGGTGGCCGAGGAACTCGCACAGCTAGCCGAACGACACACGACACGAAACCAATGA
- a CDS encoding protein sorting system archaetidylserine synthase (This PssA-like phosphatidyltransferase, along with a PssD-like decarboxylase, is required in Haloarchaea for the archaeosortase ArtA to replace the PGF-CTERM sorting signal with a C-terminal lipid anchor.): protein MPSGSDEGRRAGFRPRFAGRLGIADVATATNAGLGFCAVAAAVVSPALGARVLLLAAIADAIDGILARRYGGTDVGPYLDSLADVASFGVAPAALALATARAAWGEAPLPVGLAVAVGAAFVAMAVVRLGFYTANDVGNAHTEGVPTTLAGTLLAATVLAGVTSPVVVVGFTALLALAMVTTLPYPDLLVRDALAMGVVQALALLAPAAFGRAFPRVLLAFALAYFLLGPWVYWREAGEGKRS from the coding sequence ATGCCTTCCGGGTCCGACGAGGGACGCCGCGCCGGGTTCCGCCCGCGCTTCGCAGGTCGCCTCGGTATCGCGGACGTCGCCACGGCGACGAACGCCGGACTCGGGTTCTGCGCGGTCGCGGCGGCGGTGGTCTCGCCCGCGCTCGGCGCGCGCGTGCTCCTGCTCGCCGCGATCGCGGACGCCATCGACGGCATCCTCGCGCGTCGCTACGGCGGGACGGACGTCGGCCCGTATCTCGACTCGCTCGCGGACGTCGCGTCCTTCGGCGTCGCCCCTGCGGCGCTCGCTCTCGCCACCGCGCGCGCCGCGTGGGGCGAGGCCCCGCTCCCCGTCGGCCTCGCCGTCGCCGTGGGCGCCGCGTTCGTCGCGATGGCGGTCGTCCGACTCGGCTTCTACACCGCGAACGACGTCGGGAACGCACACACGGAGGGCGTGCCGACGACGCTCGCGGGCACGCTCCTCGCGGCGACGGTGCTCGCGGGTGTCACGTCCCCGGTGGTCGTCGTCGGCTTCACGGCGCTCCTCGCGCTCGCGATGGTGACGACGCTCCCCTATCCCGACCTGCTCGTGCGCGACGCGCTCGCGATGGGCGTCGTGCAGGCGCTCGCGCTCCTCGCGCCGGCCGCGTTCGGGCGGGCGTTCCCGCGCGTTCTGCTCGCGTTCGCGCTCGCGTACTTCCTCCTCGGGCCGTGGGTCTACTGGCGCGAGGCGGGCGAAGGGAAACGCTCATAG
- a CDS encoding 30S ribosomal protein S3ae codes for MSERSVSKRNQQKRWYTVLAPEQFDRAELGETLADEPEQVLDRTIETTLGDITDAQGGENNLKLTFQVTDVGSDSAYTEFVESTLTRDYQRSLVRRGSSKIGVVLTVRTTDDYRVRLQPTAYTTKSADDSQQKAIRRLMIDLVEEAAEERTFEGLIDSILEGRLSSAIYSEANTIYPLRRVEVEKATLEAHPEEVHEEEETSAVDVEDES; via the coding sequence ATGAGCGAACGATCAGTCTCCAAGCGAAACCAGCAGAAGCGATGGTACACCGTGCTCGCCCCCGAGCAGTTCGACCGGGCGGAACTCGGTGAGACCCTCGCGGACGAACCGGAACAGGTGCTCGACCGCACCATCGAAACCACCCTCGGCGACATCACTGACGCCCAGGGCGGTGAGAACAACCTCAAGCTCACCTTCCAGGTGACCGACGTCGGCAGCGACTCGGCGTACACCGAGTTCGTCGAGTCCACGCTCACGCGCGACTACCAGCGCAGCCTCGTCCGCCGGGGCTCCTCGAAGATCGGCGTCGTCCTGACGGTCCGGACGACGGACGACTACCGCGTGCGCCTCCAGCCGACCGCGTACACGACGAAGAGCGCGGACGACAGCCAGCAGAAGGCGATCCGTCGCCTCATGATCGACCTCGTCGAGGAGGCCGCCGAGGAGCGGACCTTCGAGGGCCTCATCGACTCCATCCTCGAGGGCCGCCTCTCCAGCGCCATCTACAGCGAGGCCAACACCATCTACCCGCTCCGCCGGGTCGAAGTCGAGAAGGCCACGCTCGAAGCGCACCCCGAGGAGGTCCACGAGGAAGAGGAGACGTCCGCCGTCGACGTCGAGGACGAGTCCTAA
- a CDS encoding HEAT repeat domain-containing protein gives MSDGDEEPADSEAAESPAPDETAAEASADEPEEAADTADASEAEEATDTAESADDADAVDAGDAAEDVESDAETPEDEADEEDGEDDVRAAERERYEGLVADLEAAEEALEAAETEADLDDVEASLEEIESGIEDAAFTDPEEFQPDEEELGEDEEPEELLDFEEELTNELQDLQDELEEQRGPYGEDVVSEIESATSTVEGTRWTDTGDEQVAAAIESFLADAAEVLGTDLTGDDVAALEAAAEAVTDASLDADEDEAEIAALLEATADLQSGIDDSQAFADLSSRQKLQYEGFYDVLNKHKDYPPEWSAVKEWTKRDNAEMVALCMEHFTSGYMEEHCLEAFVRMGNPDAIDVLKEKAQRRNLTAVKALGKTGHPDAVEGVADYIDSESNPKLQRVALRAIGELGATEYTEDVAQWLVAENEDVRSQAARALGLLGDTRAVAPLRDVLEDDDETEGVRASAAWALYQIGTAEALAAAAEQAETRSFLVQSEAEKAAAALD, from the coding sequence ATGAGTGACGGGGACGAAGAGCCGGCCGACTCCGAGGCGGCGGAGTCGCCGGCCCCCGACGAGACCGCGGCCGAAGCATCGGCGGACGAACCCGAGGAGGCGGCCGACACCGCAGACGCGTCCGAGGCCGAAGAGGCCACGGACACTGCGGAGAGCGCGGACGACGCGGATGCGGTGGACGCGGGCGACGCCGCCGAGGACGTCGAGAGCGACGCCGAAACACCCGAGGACGAAGCCGACGAAGAGGACGGCGAGGACGACGTTCGGGCGGCCGAGCGCGAGCGCTACGAGGGGCTCGTCGCCGACCTCGAAGCCGCCGAAGAGGCGCTCGAGGCCGCCGAGACCGAGGCCGACCTCGACGACGTCGAGGCCTCACTGGAGGAGATCGAGTCCGGAATCGAGGACGCGGCGTTCACCGACCCCGAGGAGTTCCAGCCGGACGAGGAGGAACTCGGGGAGGACGAGGAACCGGAGGAGCTCCTCGACTTCGAGGAGGAGCTGACGAACGAACTGCAGGACCTCCAAGACGAACTCGAGGAGCAACGCGGGCCGTACGGCGAGGACGTCGTCTCCGAGATCGAGAGCGCGACGTCGACCGTGGAGGGGACGCGCTGGACGGACACGGGCGACGAGCAGGTCGCGGCCGCCATCGAGTCCTTCCTCGCGGACGCCGCCGAGGTACTCGGTACCGACCTCACCGGCGACGACGTCGCGGCGCTCGAAGCCGCCGCCGAGGCGGTCACGGACGCCTCGCTCGACGCCGACGAGGACGAAGCCGAAATCGCCGCCCTCCTCGAGGCCACGGCCGACCTCCAGTCCGGCATCGACGACTCGCAGGCGTTCGCAGACCTCTCCTCCCGACAGAAGCTCCAGTACGAGGGGTTCTACGACGTCCTGAACAAGCACAAGGACTACCCGCCCGAGTGGTCGGCGGTCAAGGAGTGGACGAAGCGTGACAACGCCGAGATGGTCGCGCTCTGCATGGAGCACTTCACCTCCGGCTATATGGAGGAGCACTGCCTCGAGGCGTTCGTCCGCATGGGCAACCCCGACGCCATCGACGTGCTGAAGGAGAAGGCCCAGCGGCGCAACCTCACGGCCGTGAAGGCGCTCGGGAAGACCGGCCACCCGGACGCCGTCGAGGGCGTCGCGGACTACATCGACTCGGAGTCGAACCCGAAACTCCAGCGCGTCGCGCTGCGCGCCATCGGCGAACTCGGCGCGACCGAGTACACCGAGGACGTCGCGCAGTGGCTGGTCGCGGAGAACGAGGACGTCCGCAGTCAGGCCGCCCGCGCGCTCGGCCTCCTCGGTGACACGCGCGCCGTCGCCCCGCTCCGCGACGTCCTCGAGGACGACGACGAGACGGAGGGCGTGCGCGCGAGCGCCGCGTGGGCGCTCTACCAGATCGGGACCGCAGAAGCGCTCGCGGCCGCCGCCGAGCAGGCGGAGACGCGGTCCTTCCTCGTGCAGTCGGAGGCGGAGAAGGCGGCGGCGGCGCTGGACTAG